Proteins co-encoded in one Streptomyces diastaticus subsp. diastaticus genomic window:
- a CDS encoding sensor histidine kinase: MRPLRAPRPRSLRGRLVLIAGLLATAAVAVCQLAGLAVVRAWLTDQVDDRLAHFRPPEGVHREIAAGNAPPPPGPGDALPSDYRVYFYDRGGHLLDTSLGQDDAPGPRLPETVGELAPDGGRVATVASAGSSGSDWRVRTHDGPDGMRAVVALPLDTVDGATTKLRWVGLTLGAAVAVGVVTLGGAAVRLGLRPLTRVEQTAQQITAGALRLNVPVDDPDTEVGRLGLALNTMLDRLRTALHRTEGSERHLRVFMADAGHELRNPLTAIQGFAELLLHEPAMSADRRREAHGLIHHNAERMSRLVDDLLLLARLGHGPRPHRETADLLSLCADAVATTAVHHPRHSFTLTPLSAAGPEHDLDIVETTGDPHQLAQILGNLLANAATHTPEGTPVQVRVGTAEAGTRGWGGDRPGRVATGPPPAGTPWCVVEIADRGPGIAPADAAHVFERFYRAGPGGRATPPGTGLGLAIAAAITTGHQGRLELDTAPGQGCTFRLLLPHPGADPAQGPVASGVSSSPAAKRSS, encoded by the coding sequence GTGAGGCCGCTCCGCGCGCCGCGGCCCCGCTCGCTGCGCGGCAGGCTCGTGCTCATCGCGGGGCTGCTGGCGACAGCGGCGGTGGCCGTGTGCCAGCTCGCCGGGCTCGCCGTCGTACGGGCCTGGCTCACCGACCAGGTCGACGACCGGCTCGCGCACTTCCGGCCTCCCGAGGGCGTCCACCGTGAGATCGCCGCCGGGAACGCCCCGCCCCCGCCCGGCCCCGGCGACGCCCTCCCCTCCGACTACCGGGTCTACTTCTACGACCGCGGGGGGCACCTGCTCGACACCTCCCTGGGCCAGGACGACGCCCCGGGCCCCCGGCTGCCCGAGACGGTGGGGGAACTGGCGCCCGACGGCGGCCGGGTGGCCACCGTGGCCTCGGCCGGCTCCTCCGGCTCCGACTGGCGGGTCCGCACCCATGACGGTCCCGACGGCATGCGCGCCGTCGTCGCCCTCCCGCTGGACACCGTCGACGGAGCCACCACCAAGCTGCGCTGGGTCGGCCTCACCCTGGGGGCCGCCGTCGCCGTGGGCGTCGTCACCCTCGGCGGCGCCGCCGTCCGGCTCGGGCTGCGGCCCCTGACCAGGGTGGAGCAGACCGCCCAGCAGATCACCGCGGGCGCCCTCCGGCTCAACGTGCCGGTCGACGACCCCGACACCGAGGTCGGCCGCCTTGGCCTCGCCCTCAACACCATGCTCGACCGGCTGCGGACCGCGCTGCACCGCACCGAGGGCTCCGAGCGGCACCTGCGGGTCTTCATGGCGGACGCCGGCCACGAGCTGCGCAACCCGCTCACCGCCATCCAGGGCTTCGCCGAACTCCTCCTGCACGAGCCCGCGATGAGCGCCGACCGGCGCCGCGAGGCGCACGGACTGATCCACCACAACGCCGAGCGGATGAGCCGCCTGGTCGACGACCTCCTCCTGCTGGCCAGGCTCGGCCACGGCCCCCGCCCGCACCGCGAGACCGCCGACCTGCTCTCGCTGTGCGCGGACGCCGTCGCCACCACCGCCGTCCACCACCCCCGGCACAGTTTCACGCTCACCCCGCTGAGCGCCGCCGGACCCGAGCACGACCTCGACATCGTGGAGACCACCGGCGACCCCCACCAGCTCGCCCAGATCCTCGGCAACCTCCTCGCCAACGCCGCCACCCACACCCCCGAGGGCACCCCCGTCCAGGTCAGGGTCGGCACCGCCGAGGCCGGCACCCGGGGCTGGGGCGGCGACCGGCCCGGCCGGGTGGCGACCGGTCCGCCGCCCGCCGGGACGCCCTGGTGCGTGGTGGAGATCGCCGACCGGGGTCCGGGCATCGCGCCGGCCGACGCCGCCCACGTCTTCGAGCGCTTCTACCGCGCCGGGCCCGGCGGCCGGGCGACACCCCCCGGAACCGGCCTCGGCCTCGCGATCGCCGCGGCCATCACCACCGGCCACCAGGGACGCCTGGAGCTGGACACCGCTCCCGGCCAGGGCTGCACCTTCCGCCTCCTGCTGCCGCACCCGGGCGCGGACCCGGCTCAGGGGCCGGTGGCCTCCGGCGTGTCCTCGTCGCCCGCCGCGAAGAGGTCGAGCTGA
- a CDS encoding Acg family FMN-binding oxidoreductase — MTMTSSSQATDAVTITEAHLEDLVRDACAAPSMHNAQPWAYVYHRRSGVLELLADAARTLPEEDPRRRALHLGCGAALFNLRVAAARAGLHAWVSPLPPATGGDVLAAVRLRRGEVEREAATLHPAVSERRTNRQPYAETRIPEVVRDQLDRAATAERARLVFPQGWHYRMVLDLLADAEAGEAPGHRAEEQGWLRSEEGETPDGIPRGALGPRMREGEAAVREFGEHPDRPWADFEREPQIALLLTLRDEPADWLAAGQALQRVLLTATRAGLSAAPVTRALEEPSLRWLLRDPSEGPGHVQMVLRLGYGPPVPRGTGRRTPAEVLTVRD, encoded by the coding sequence ATGACGATGACCTCGAGCTCGCAAGCCACCGACGCCGTCACGATCACCGAGGCGCACCTGGAGGACCTGGTGCGGGACGCCTGCGCCGCCCCCTCCATGCACAACGCCCAGCCGTGGGCCTACGTCTACCACCGGCGCTCCGGAGTCCTGGAGCTGCTGGCCGACGCCGCGCGGACGCTCCCCGAGGAGGACCCGCGCCGGCGTGCGCTCCACCTCGGCTGCGGTGCGGCCCTCTTCAACCTCCGGGTCGCGGCCGCCCGCGCGGGGCTGCACGCCTGGGTCTCGCCGCTGCCCCCCGCCACCGGCGGTGACGTGCTCGCCGCCGTACGGCTGCGCCGGGGTGAGGTCGAACGCGAGGCCGCCACCCTGCACCCGGCCGTCTCGGAGCGCCGCACCAACCGGCAGCCCTACGCGGAGACCCGGATCCCGGAGGTGGTACGCGACCAGCTCGACCGCGCCGCCACCGCCGAGCGGGCCCGGCTGGTCTTCCCCCAGGGCTGGCACTACCGGATGGTGCTCGACCTGCTCGCCGACGCCGAGGCCGGGGAGGCGCCGGGCCATCGTGCGGAGGAGCAGGGCTGGCTGCGCTCCGAGGAGGGGGAGACACCCGACGGCATTCCCCGCGGGGCGCTCGGCCCCCGGATGCGGGAGGGCGAGGCCGCGGTGCGGGAGTTCGGCGAGCACCCCGACCGGCCGTGGGCCGACTTCGAGCGGGAGCCGCAGATCGCCCTGCTCCTCACGCTCCGGGACGAGCCGGCCGACTGGCTCGCCGCCGGTCAGGCGCTCCAGCGCGTCCTGCTGACCGCGACCCGCGCCGGACTCAGCGCCGCCCCGGTCACCCGGGCCCTGGAAGAGCCCTCGCTGCGCTGGTTGCTGCGCGACCCCTCCGAGGGGCCCGGGCACGTCCAGATGGTGCTCCGGCTGGGGTACGGGCCGCCCGTTCCCCGGGGTACCGGCCGCCGCACCCCCGCCGAGGTGCTGACGGTCCGCGACTGA
- a CDS encoding propionyl-CoA synthetase: MAEGAEGAPNGGIDADQGRSGASPDGPRPLPSRPIRPARRARPPPATGFPERPRCPMSTYREAYELSLTDPERFWGEAAREVSWTREPRRVLDAAAAPLYRWFPDGELNTCANALDRHVALGRGEQPALIHDSPVTGSRRTLTYSRLLDETARFAGVLRELGVEKGDRVVIYMPMVPEAVVAMLACARIGAVHSVVFGGFAASELAVRIDDVRPKVVVAASCGIEPSRVVAYHPILDRALELAAHAPERCVVLQREKLTAGLVPGRDLDWAELMAHARPADPVAVAATDPLYVLYTSGTTGRPKGIVRDNGGHAVALLWSMRNIYDASPGDVFWTASDVGWVVGHSYIVYGPLLLGATTVLYEGKPVGTPDAGAFWRVIADHRVSTLFTAPTAFRAIRKADPEARLLDAYDTSSLRHLFLAGERLDPDTYHWAGGKLGVPVVDHWWQTETGWPVAADPMGLEPLPLKPGSPTVPVPGYDVRVLRADGQECAAGEEGAIAVRLPLPPGTLPTVWGDDDRYVASYLSAFPGYYLTGDGGYLDEDGYLFVMGRTDDVINVAGHRLSTGAIEAVLAGHPEVAECAVIGAADPLKGQLPRGLVVAKAGAGEDPERLAAELVARVRAEIGPVAAFRRVDVVPALPKTRSGKILRKTMRALADGRDEPVPSTIEDPAVLDALREVLRGE; this comes from the coding sequence ATGGCCGAGGGGGCCGAAGGCGCCCCGAACGGGGGGATCGACGCAGATCAGGGCCGGTCAGGGGCTTCCCCGGACGGGCCCCGGCCCCTACCATCACGCCCCATCCGACCCGCCCGGCGGGCCCGGCCTCCGCCGGCCACCGGGTTCCCCGAAAGGCCACGGTGCCCGATGAGCACGTACCGCGAGGCGTACGAACTGAGCCTGACCGACCCCGAGCGCTTCTGGGGGGAGGCCGCCCGGGAGGTGAGCTGGACCCGCGAGCCGCGGCGGGTGCTGGACGCGGCGGCGGCACCGCTGTACCGCTGGTTCCCCGACGGGGAGCTGAACACCTGCGCCAACGCCCTCGACCGGCACGTGGCGCTCGGCCGGGGCGAGCAGCCGGCGCTGATCCACGACTCGCCGGTGACCGGCTCCCGGCGGACCCTGACGTACAGCCGGCTCCTCGACGAGACCGCCCGGTTCGCCGGGGTGCTGCGCGAACTGGGGGTGGAGAAGGGCGACCGGGTGGTGATCTACATGCCGATGGTCCCCGAGGCGGTGGTGGCGATGCTGGCCTGCGCGCGGATCGGCGCCGTCCACTCGGTGGTGTTCGGCGGGTTCGCCGCCTCCGAGCTGGCCGTGCGGATCGACGACGTACGGCCGAAGGTGGTCGTCGCCGCCTCCTGCGGCATCGAGCCCTCCCGGGTCGTCGCCTACCATCCGATCCTCGACCGCGCCCTGGAACTGGCGGCGCACGCGCCCGAGCGGTGTGTGGTCCTCCAGCGCGAGAAGCTCACCGCCGGCCTGGTGCCGGGGCGCGACCTGGACTGGGCGGAGCTGATGGCGCACGCGCGCCCCGCGGACCCGGTCGCCGTCGCCGCCACCGATCCGCTGTACGTGCTGTACACCTCGGGGACCACCGGCCGCCCCAAGGGCATCGTCCGGGACAACGGCGGCCACGCGGTGGCCCTGCTGTGGTCGATGCGGAACATCTACGACGCCTCCCCCGGCGACGTCTTCTGGACCGCCTCCGACGTCGGCTGGGTGGTCGGCCACTCCTACATCGTCTACGGCCCGCTGCTGCTCGGCGCCACCACCGTCCTCTACGAGGGCAAGCCGGTCGGCACGCCGGACGCGGGCGCCTTCTGGCGGGTGATCGCCGACCACCGGGTGTCGACGCTCTTCACCGCGCCCACCGCCTTCCGCGCCATCCGCAAGGCCGACCCGGAGGCCCGCCTGCTCGACGCGTACGACACCTCCTCGCTGCGCCACCTCTTCCTCGCGGGGGAGCGCCTCGACCCCGACACCTACCACTGGGCGGGCGGGAAGCTCGGCGTGCCGGTGGTCGACCACTGGTGGCAGACCGAGACCGGCTGGCCGGTCGCGGCCGACCCGATGGGGCTCGAACCGCTGCCGCTGAAGCCGGGCTCACCGACGGTGCCCGTCCCCGGGTACGACGTGCGGGTGCTGCGGGCCGACGGCCAGGAGTGCGCGGCGGGCGAGGAGGGCGCCATCGCCGTCCGGCTCCCGCTGCCCCCGGGGACACTGCCCACCGTCTGGGGCGACGACGACCGGTACGTGGCCTCGTACCTCTCGGCCTTCCCCGGGTACTACCTGACCGGCGACGGCGGCTACCTCGACGAGGACGGCTACCTCTTCGTCATGGGCCGCACCGACGATGTGATCAACGTGGCCGGGCACCGGCTGTCGACCGGCGCCATCGAGGCGGTTCTCGCCGGTCACCCGGAGGTCGCCGAATGCGCGGTGATCGGCGCCGCCGACCCGCTCAAGGGCCAGTTGCCGCGCGGCCTGGTGGTGGCGAAGGCCGGGGCGGGCGAGGACCCGGAGCGGCTGGCCGCCGAGCTGGTGGCGCGGGTGCGGGCGGAGATCGGCCCGGTCGCCGCCTTCCGGCGGGTGGACGTCGTCCCGGCCCTGCCCAAGACCCGCTCGGGCAAGATCCTCCGCAAGACGATGCGCGCACTGGCCGACGGCCGGGACGAACCGGTGCCCTCCACCATCGAGGACCCGGCCGTGCTGGACGCGCTGCGCGAGGTCCTGCGCGGGGAGTGA
- a CDS encoding class I SAM-dependent methyltransferase, whose product MTSTDARSGPPRPRALTFHGPLGEPRAADLTTRLAAHRPATVLDIGCGWGELMLRVLAAVPGATGTGLDLDEDDLARGRALAAERGLADRVEFLAGQAAGTEHGPAELVLCLGASQALTDAAPPLLVPEALRELRRLVRPGGRVLLGEGFWQRTPSSGELARMWPDATASDHPGLPELVDEVVAAGFRPARIETATPAEWEEFESGYREDVEVWLAGHPEHPLAAETRARVDRQRDSWLRGYRDLLGMAYLTLVPQD is encoded by the coding sequence ATGACCTCCACCGACGCCCGCTCCGGCCCGCCCCGCCCCCGTGCCCTCACCTTCCACGGCCCGCTCGGCGAGCCGCGCGCCGCCGATCTGACCACCCGGCTCGCCGCGCACCGGCCGGCCACGGTGCTGGACATCGGTTGCGGCTGGGGCGAGTTGATGCTCCGGGTGCTCGCGGCGGTGCCGGGCGCGACCGGGACCGGCCTGGACCTGGACGAGGACGACCTGGCGCGCGGCCGGGCGCTGGCTGCCGAGCGGGGCCTGGCCGACCGGGTCGAGTTCCTCGCCGGACAGGCGGCGGGGACGGAGCACGGCCCGGCCGAACTGGTGCTGTGCCTCGGTGCCTCGCAGGCCCTGACCGACGCGGCGCCGCCCCTCCTGGTCCCCGAGGCGCTGCGGGAGCTGCGGCGGCTGGTGCGGCCGGGTGGGCGGGTGCTGCTGGGTGAGGGGTTCTGGCAGCGGACGCCCTCCTCCGGCGAGCTGGCCCGGATGTGGCCCGACGCGACCGCGAGCGACCATCCCGGGCTGCCGGAGCTGGTGGACGAGGTGGTCGCCGCCGGATTCCGCCCGGCCCGGATCGAGACGGCCACGCCCGCCGAGTGGGAGGAGTTCGAGTCGGGCTACCGCGAGGACGTCGAGGTGTGGCTGGCCGGCCACCCGGAACACCCGCTGGCCGCCGAGACACGGGCCAGGGTCGACCGGCAGCGCGACTCCTGGCTGCGCGGCTACCGCGATCTGCTGGGCATGGCCTACCTGACGCTGGTGCCGCAGGACTGA
- a CDS encoding MazG-like family protein — translation MDAHLTGTPGPDPRPSPAPAGPWDRVEALYAWLEEHNRRPPGEALLLRMLKLAEETGEVAQAVIGAVGQNPRKGVSHDWDDVRAELCDVIVTAMVALRTLSPDARTVLADHLARTVDRTAVPPGPGAADPPGGK, via the coding sequence ATGGACGCACACCTCACGGGCACCCCCGGCCCGGACCCCCGCCCCTCCCCCGCTCCGGCCGGACCATGGGACCGAGTCGAGGCGTTGTACGCCTGGCTGGAGGAGCACAACCGCCGGCCGCCCGGAGAGGCGCTGCTGCTGCGGATGCTGAAGCTCGCCGAGGAGACGGGCGAGGTGGCGCAGGCCGTCATCGGCGCGGTCGGGCAGAACCCGCGCAAGGGCGTCAGTCACGACTGGGACGACGTCCGGGCCGAGTTGTGCGACGTGATCGTGACGGCGATGGTGGCGCTGCGCACCCTCTCCCCCGACGCCCGGACGGTCCTTGCCGACCACCTCGCCCGGACCGTCGACCGGACGGCCGTCCCGCCGGGCCCCGGCGCCGCGGACCCGCCCGGCGGAAAATGA